In Halorussus limi, a genomic segment contains:
- a CDS encoding cytochrome P450 has translation MTKRAPARTPPGPDGLPVVGSLPAYARDPFDFERRMHRQYGDVVRWRFPGNWVYHLADPDHIEHVLVQNNQNYVKGEAFQETLGPVLGNGVLNSEGEFWRRQRHLIEPSFHPDRISTYAEMMVDSTERATARWRDGEVRDVHSEMTALTLDIVGRALFGVDLRDDSERVGEALEVVMAASEFSLTDLLPEAIPTPGRRRFENAVETLDRVVAEIIAERKRNPTDDDVVSMLLAARDEEGEGMTDRQVRDEVMTLLLAGHETTALALTFTFFLLAQNGDVERKLVAELDRELGGDRPTMADLGDLPYLERVVKESMRLYPPVPGIVREPVEDDRVGDYRIPAGVTVSMSQHVVHRDPRWYDDPMAFRPDRWTDGFEQSLPRLAYFPFAAGPRRCIGDRFALLEARLVLATILQEYHLELVSSPALDLRPSITARPKRPVEMKIHERSGSRWDASASERAESERTPRSEREVETEAE, from the coding sequence ATGACGAAGCGAGCGCCCGCCAGAACGCCGCCGGGTCCCGACGGCCTCCCGGTCGTCGGAAGTCTCCCGGCGTACGCCCGCGACCCGTTCGACTTCGAGCGACGGATGCACCGGCAGTACGGCGACGTGGTCCGGTGGCGCTTCCCCGGCAACTGGGTCTACCACCTCGCGGACCCCGACCACATCGAACACGTCCTCGTGCAGAACAACCAGAACTACGTCAAGGGCGAGGCGTTTCAGGAGACCCTCGGCCCCGTGCTGGGTAACGGCGTCCTCAACAGCGAGGGCGAGTTCTGGCGGCGACAGCGCCACCTCATCGAACCCTCGTTCCACCCCGACCGCATCTCGACTTACGCCGAGATGATGGTCGATTCGACCGAGCGCGCGACGGCGAGGTGGCGCGACGGCGAGGTCCGGGACGTCCACTCGGAGATGACCGCGCTGACCCTCGACATCGTCGGCCGGGCGCTGTTCGGCGTGGACCTGCGCGACGACTCCGAGCGAGTCGGCGAGGCGCTTGAGGTGGTGATGGCCGCCTCGGAGTTCTCGCTGACCGACCTGCTCCCGGAGGCGATTCCGACGCCCGGCAGGCGGCGGTTCGAGAACGCCGTCGAGACGCTCGACCGCGTGGTCGCCGAGATTATCGCCGAGCGAAAGCGCAACCCGACCGACGACGACGTGGTGTCGATGCTGCTGGCCGCCCGCGACGAGGAGGGCGAGGGGATGACCGACCGGCAGGTCCGCGACGAGGTGATGACGCTATTGCTCGCGGGCCACGAGACCACCGCGCTCGCCCTGACGTTCACCTTCTTCCTGCTGGCCCAGAACGGCGACGTAGAGCGGAAGTTGGTCGCGGAACTGGACCGCGAACTCGGCGGCGACCGGCCGACGATGGCGGACCTCGGCGACCTGCCCTACCTCGAACGGGTCGTCAAGGAGTCGATGCGCCTCTACCCGCCGGTGCCGGGCATCGTCCGCGAACCCGTCGAAGACGACCGGGTCGGCGACTACCGGATTCCCGCGGGCGTGACGGTCAGCATGAGCCAACACGTCGTCCACCGCGACCCGCGGTGGTACGACGACCCGATGGCGTTCCGGCCCGACCGCTGGACCGACGGGTTCGAGCAGTCGCTCCCGCGACTCGCCTACTTCCCGTTCGCCGCGGGGCCGCGCCGGTGCATCGGCGACCGGTTCGCCCTGCTGGAGGCCCGCCTCGTGCTGGCGACGATTCTGCAGGAGTACCACCTCGAACTCGTCTCCTCGCCGGCGCTCGACCTCCGCCCGAGCATCACCGCCCGGCCCAAACGCCCCGTCGAGATGAAGATTCACGAGCGGTCGGGCAGTCGGTGGGACGCGTCGGCGTCCGAGCGAGCGGAGTCCGAGCGCACGCCCCGCTCCGAGCGGGAAGTCGAGACCGAAGCTGAATAG
- a CDS encoding zinc ribbon domain-containing protein, producing the protein MPSQHDDSHGDEGCPKCGHTETDVGTISTTGGGLSKMFDIQTNQFQVVSCLNCGYSELYRDTGSAGSDIVDVFLG; encoded by the coding sequence ATGCCCTCCCAACACGACGACTCTCACGGAGACGAAGGCTGTCCGAAGTGCGGCCACACCGAGACCGACGTGGGGACAATCTCCACGACCGGCGGCGGTCTCTCGAAGATGTTCGACATCCAGACCAACCAGTTTCAGGTCGTCTCGTGCCTGAACTGCGGTTACTCCGAACTCTACCGCGACACCGGGTCGGCCGGAAGCGACATCGTGGACGTGTTCCTCGGTTGA
- a CDS encoding ABC transporter permease, translating to MGKRLTVARRELASLRSEKTIVLAILIQLFVAAFSSFLAVGLVSLYDPGSVSNQFVVEFGVTGEAGDDLAPIIDERDGWRAVEYGDESAAMRDFERGEIHAVLRVQRLPDGRAHVSAVAPDGNVRTTLVVTQIKGVLEAFERHERQRLSSRLDRKPVELPPDASSSPYFGFTYTVLVPLLTFLPVFVSGSIAVDAIAEEYDRGTLELLRVTPLTPTDIVDGKLLAMGVLAPAQAGAWLALLSLRGTPISNPLEILLLVTGFSVGVVTMGATAALAFRERKQAQFLFSMGVLVVFSSTYLLPESPANAVAKLAIGSPTQTTHLSVVAYLVVSLAAFVGLRWMVEKRGLGS from the coding sequence TTGGGTAAGCGCCTGACGGTCGCTCGCCGGGAGTTGGCGTCGCTCCGGAGCGAGAAGACCATCGTGCTGGCGATTCTCATCCAGTTGTTCGTCGCGGCGTTCTCGTCGTTCCTCGCGGTCGGACTGGTCTCGCTGTACGACCCCGGTTCGGTCTCCAACCAGTTCGTCGTGGAGTTCGGCGTCACGGGCGAGGCGGGCGACGACCTCGCGCCGATAATCGACGAGCGCGACGGCTGGCGGGCGGTCGAGTACGGCGACGAGTCGGCCGCGATGCGGGACTTCGAACGGGGTGAGATTCACGCCGTCCTCAGGGTCCAACGCTTGCCCGACGGCAGGGCCCACGTCAGTGCGGTCGCGCCCGACGGCAACGTCCGGACGACGCTCGTCGTGACCCAGATAAAGGGCGTGCTGGAGGCGTTCGAACGCCACGAGCGCCAGCGGCTGAGTTCCCGGTTGGACCGAAAGCCGGTCGAACTCCCGCCCGACGCGTCGTCCAGCCCCTACTTCGGGTTCACCTACACGGTGCTGGTTCCGCTGCTCACGTTCCTCCCGGTGTTCGTCAGCGGAAGCATCGCGGTGGACGCCATCGCCGAGGAGTACGACCGCGGAACGCTCGAACTCCTCCGGGTGACGCCGCTGACCCCGACCGACATCGTGGACGGGAAACTGCTGGCGATGGGCGTCCTCGCGCCCGCGCAGGCGGGGGCGTGGCTGGCGCTGCTGTCGTTGCGGGGAACCCCGATTTCGAATCCGCTCGAAATCCTGCTCCTCGTGACTGGCTTCTCGGTCGGCGTGGTCACGATGGGCGCGACCGCGGCGCTGGCGTTCCGCGAGCGCAAGCAGGCCCAGTTCCTCTTCTCGATGGGCGTGCTGGTCGTGTTCAGTTCGACCTACCTCCTGCCCGAATCGCCCGCTAACGCGGTGGCGAAGTTGGCAATCGGGAGTCCGACACAGACGACGCACCTCTCGGTCGTCGCCTATCTGGTCGTCTCGCTGGCGGCGTTCGTCGGCCTCCGGTGGATGGTCGAGAAGCGTGGTCTCGGTTCGTAG
- a CDS encoding ABC transporter permease subunit, which produces MNLRKTLRIARWEVSKNAGQLDRRTVAVGLVVLLAVGALTPLVASQGVTLNDGIYRVGVSQDSPYYAPVQNDSTFVAVEPRDEGSDLFFCTETTPRCAPGEIRADDTDKGAAALSEFRKSVARYNDRLMADESDEAAAFPVSVSVRYEEQSDLQVRGSGSAATRTTREGEKRLGGGGGNGGGDSGGDSGGSATAAPESGAGGNDGPVGAPSVGGGGGSLFGSNARGGTPADVAPPFPFESLVLAFAFVLPMNFVIQAYASTILDERVNERGELLLVSPVSRGDIIAGKTLPYFAGMVAIASVTAVGIAVLTPAADGAAAVATTAAESVSAVVPIALLFLSAAFVGGMFARSFKELTFVTVTLSVFLTSYAFVPAIFTNVHPVAAISPLTLVVKALRGTAFSLGEYAFSTGPLYLSAGALFALGAGVYREEDMFTQRSVPLKFLDALNSQISGRRSIAKVSALSIPFVFVGELLAVALLFALPVSVSMPVLLVAIAFVEEVAKSVHVYAGFAHSRFERTFRSAATLGFLSGLGFFVGEKATAVAQLVGLPNLELGQAAFGTATGLGVESSPLVLVALFLAPLALHTVTATVTAAGATRDRNWYAGTLVAATLLHAAYNLTVVSYLG; this is translated from the coding sequence GTGAACCTCCGGAAGACCCTGCGCATCGCCCGCTGGGAGGTGTCGAAGAACGCGGGCCAACTCGACCGCCGGACCGTGGCGGTCGGACTGGTCGTCCTGCTGGCGGTGGGCGCGCTGACGCCGCTGGTCGCCAGTCAGGGCGTCACCCTGAACGACGGCATCTACCGCGTCGGCGTCTCGCAGGACAGTCCGTACTACGCCCCCGTCCAGAACGACTCGACGTTCGTCGCGGTCGAACCCAGAGACGAGGGGTCGGACCTGTTCTTCTGCACCGAGACCACCCCGCGGTGCGCCCCCGGCGAGATTCGGGCCGACGACACCGACAAGGGAGCGGCCGCGCTCTCGGAGTTCCGGAAGTCGGTCGCGCGGTACAACGACCGCCTGATGGCCGACGAGTCGGACGAGGCCGCCGCGTTCCCCGTCTCGGTCTCGGTCCGCTACGAGGAGCAGAGCGACCTGCAGGTCCGAGGCTCCGGGTCGGCCGCGACGCGGACGACCCGCGAGGGCGAGAAGCGACTCGGTGGAGGCGGCGGAAACGGCGGTGGCGACTCGGGTGGCGACTCCGGCGGGTCGGCGACCGCCGCGCCCGAGTCGGGCGCGGGCGGGAACGACGGCCCCGTCGGCGCTCCCTCGGTCGGCGGTGGCGGCGGGTCGCTGTTCGGGTCGAACGCCCGGGGCGGCACTCCGGCGGACGTGGCGCCGCCGTTCCCCTTCGAGTCGCTGGTGCTGGCGTTCGCGTTCGTCCTGCCGATGAACTTCGTGATTCAGGCGTACGCCTCCACGATTCTGGACGAGCGAGTCAACGAGCGAGGCGAACTCCTGTTGGTCTCGCCGGTCTCGCGCGGCGACATCATCGCGGGCAAGACACTGCCGTACTTCGCCGGGATGGTCGCCATCGCCTCGGTCACGGCGGTCGGCATCGCGGTCCTGACCCCCGCGGCGGACGGCGCGGCGGCGGTGGCGACGACGGCGGCCGAGTCGGTCTCCGCGGTGGTTCCCATCGCGCTTCTCTTCCTCTCGGCGGCGTTCGTCGGCGGGATGTTCGCCCGGTCGTTCAAGGAACTCACGTTCGTCACCGTGACGCTCTCGGTGTTCCTGACGAGTTACGCCTTCGTCCCGGCCATCTTCACCAACGTCCACCCAGTAGCGGCCATCTCGCCGCTCACGCTCGTGGTGAAGGCCCTGCGCGGGACCGCCTTCTCGCTCGGCGAGTACGCCTTCTCGACCGGGCCGCTCTACCTCTCGGCAGGCGCCCTGTTCGCGCTCGGCGCGGGCGTCTACCGCGAGGAGGACATGTTCACCCAGCGGTCCGTCCCGCTGAAGTTCCTCGACGCGCTGAACAGCCAGATTTCGGGGCGGCGCTCGATTGCGAAGGTCAGCGCGCTCTCGATTCCGTTCGTCTTCGTCGGCGAGTTGCTCGCGGTCGCCCTGCTGTTCGCGCTCCCGGTGTCGGTGTCGATGCCGGTCCTGCTCGTCGCCATCGCCTTCGTGGAGGAAGTCGCCAAATCGGTCCACGTCTACGCCGGGTTCGCTCACTCGCGGTTCGAACGAACCTTCCGGTCGGCCGCGACGCTCGGGTTCCTCTCGGGTCTGGGCTTCTTCGTCGGCGAGAAGGCGACCGCGGTGGCTCAACTGGTCGGCCTACCGAATCTCGAACTCGGACAGGCCGCGTTCGGCACCGCGACGGGGTTGGGCGTCGAGTCCTCGCCGCTGGTGCTGGTCGCGTTGTTCCTCGCGCCCCTCGCGCTTCACACCGTCACGGCGACGGTGACGGCCGCCGGAGCGACCCGCGACCGCAACTGGTACGCCGGAACGCTGGTCGCGGCGACCCTGCTTCACGCCGCCTACAACCTAACGGTGGTGAGCTACCTTGGGTAA
- a CDS encoding ABC transporter ATP-binding protein yields the protein MIEVENLRKEYGGFTAVEGSTFSVPEGEVYGVIGPNGAGKTTTLKMLSGLVEPTAGSARVAGYDAQDPEMREHLGFLPEESPLYEDMTAVSYLRFFADLYDVPDSAAESRIHDTLDRLELDHRDRKIGDMSKGMTRKVAIARSLVNDPDVLIYDEPASGLDPLTTNYIIEFTRELAESGKTVVFSAHNLFHVESICDRVAVMNDGRIVARGSVENIREEHGRTEYRVYTTVEVADAVKENGRFCRTVESMDAVEETRELAESAGGEVDDIQTHTPSLEDIFLDLADESPDVEGRP from the coding sequence ATGATAGAAGTCGAAAATCTGCGGAAGGAGTACGGCGGGTTCACCGCCGTGGAGGGGAGTACCTTCTCGGTCCCCGAGGGCGAAGTCTACGGCGTCATCGGCCCGAACGGCGCGGGCAAGACCACGACCCTGAAGATGCTCTCCGGTCTGGTCGAACCCACCGCCGGGTCGGCCCGGGTCGCGGGCTACGACGCCCAAGACCCCGAGATGCGCGAGCACCTCGGCTTCCTGCCCGAGGAGTCGCCGCTCTACGAGGACATGACCGCGGTGTCGTACCTCCGGTTCTTCGCTGACCTCTACGACGTGCCAGACAGCGCGGCCGAGTCGCGCATCCACGACACCTTGGACCGACTCGAACTCGACCACCGCGACAGGAAAATCGGCGACATGTCGAAGGGGATGACCCGGAAAGTCGCCATCGCGCGCTCGCTGGTCAACGACCCCGACGTGCTGATATACGACGAACCCGCGAGCGGACTCGACCCGCTGACGACCAACTACATCATCGAGTTCACCCGCGAACTCGCCGAGTCGGGCAAGACCGTGGTGTTCAGCGCCCACAACCTGTTCCACGTCGAGAGCATCTGCGACCGCGTGGCGGTGATGAACGACGGTCGCATCGTCGCCCGCGGGAGCGTCGAGAACATCCGCGAGGAACACGGCCGGACCGAGTACCGCGTCTACACTACTGTCGAAGTCGCGGACGCGGTGAAGGAGAACGGCCGCTTCTGCCGCACCGTCGAGAGCATGGACGCCGTCGAGGAGACCCGCGAACTCGCCGAGTCGGCGGGCGGGGAGGTCGACGACATCCAGACTCACACCCCGAGCCTCGAAGACATCTTCCTCGACCTCGCCGACGAGTCCCCGGACGTGGAGGGCCGACCGTGA
- a CDS encoding acyl-CoA thioester hydrolase/BAAT C-terminal domain-containing protein, whose amino-acid sequence MAWNRRDLLYTAATTGTAALAGCSGASREQGDDPEIRAPDRTLVGRPAGIRLAGFPSETEVALEASATDARGVEFSAAWSLRTDGNGAASLARRVSSKPTDSAARTEWTAMGRGFESPDDPAFEMVLQRLAPRGDASPTPSHFVAGDRAAVDVALTARAGGERRASATTARVVTDSGVSRRTVEDADLVAWLYEPPDGNANGGEPNPGIVTLHGSQAVVPHALSRTLAGHGYAVLALQYIGAEGLPESVAGVPVEYFRRATRWLTDRERVADGRVGFVGISRGVEAALLAAAQFSGETVAVGYSGGGVLGPSVDASATTVTDWASAWTRNGDPLADAAAVRTVFSAVENAGGECETVECVPETVSEWVGDSVRRRALAPVEEIDGPVLLLGGTDDATWPAPALSAMAIDRLDRRGHDAPYRLRVYDGAGHLFGLPYHRYTGEATGPRFGGSPGANAFGAANSWPVVLRYLRAGLQR is encoded by the coding sequence ATGGCGTGGAATCGCCGCGACCTGCTCTACACCGCCGCGACAACCGGAACCGCGGCGCTCGCGGGTTGCTCGGGAGCGTCGCGCGAGCAGGGCGACGACCCCGAAATCCGCGCTCCCGACCGAACCCTCGTCGGCCGCCCCGCCGGGATTCGACTCGCAGGGTTCCCGTCCGAGACCGAGGTCGCGCTCGAAGCGAGCGCGACCGACGCCCGCGGTGTCGAATTTTCCGCCGCGTGGTCGCTCCGGACCGACGGGAACGGCGCGGCGTCGCTCGCCCGACGGGTCTCCTCGAAACCGACCGACTCGGCCGCCCGGACCGAGTGGACCGCGATGGGTCGGGGGTTCGAGTCGCCCGACGACCCTGCCTTCGAGATGGTCCTCCAGCGACTCGCGCCGCGGGGAGACGCCTCGCCCACCCCGAGCCACTTCGTCGCGGGCGACCGGGCCGCGGTGGACGTGGCGCTCACCGCGCGCGCCGGCGGCGAGCGCCGGGCCTCGGCGACGACCGCTCGCGTCGTCACCGACTCGGGCGTCTCCCGGCGGACCGTCGAAGACGCGGACCTCGTGGCGTGGCTCTACGAACCGCCGGACGGGAACGCGAACGGCGGGGAACCGAACCCCGGCATCGTGACGCTCCACGGGTCGCAGGCCGTGGTCCCGCACGCGCTGAGTCGGACGCTGGCGGGCCACGGCTACGCGGTGCTCGCGCTCCAGTACATCGGCGCCGAGGGCCTGCCCGAGTCGGTGGCCGGCGTGCCGGTCGAGTACTTCCGGCGCGCGACTCGCTGGCTGACCGACCGCGAGCGCGTGGCCGACGGCCGCGTCGGGTTCGTCGGTATCTCGCGGGGCGTGGAGGCCGCCCTGCTCGCGGCGGCCCAGTTCTCCGGCGAGACGGTCGCGGTCGGCTACTCCGGCGGGGGCGTCCTCGGACCGAGCGTCGACGCGTCGGCCACGACGGTCACCGACTGGGCCTCGGCGTGGACTCGGAACGGCGACCCGCTCGCGGACGCCGCGGCGGTCCGGACGGTGTTCTCGGCGGTCGAGAACGCTGGCGGCGAGTGCGAGACGGTCGAGTGCGTTCCGGAGACCGTCAGTGAGTGGGTCGGCGACTCGGTCCGTCGGCGCGCGCTCGCGCCGGTCGAGGAGATAGACGGTCCGGTGCTGCTCCTCGGGGGAACCGACGACGCGACGTGGCCCGCCCCGGCGCTGTCGGCGATGGCTATCGACCGACTCGACCGCCGGGGCCACGACGCGCCGTACCGACTCAGAGTGTACGACGGCGCGGGACACCTCTTCGGCCTGCCGTACCACCGATACACCGGCGAGGCGACGGGACCGCGATTCGGCGGGTCGCCCGGGGCGAACGCCTTCGGAGCGGCGAACTCGTGGCCGGTGGTGCTCCGGTACTTGCGCGCGGGTCTACAAAGGTAG
- a CDS encoding DNA-directed RNA polymerase subunit epsilon, which yields MTEGWTDSQLPTWQSRTHDDRNADRPLSQRPGDGAVGRADLQRDQTVRQWGPVTPSATQIGRAESPDADLSESVRRMHEERHSAMAGHSSRMHRLDKLRISHALCNDLSLTPWQRDRVVGIMSDLDLTAFGSQRAIPKVALVVIRHVVDREREHYLGLHDEEWIGQLPPDRLGDLYDQFRSITDEQRFTDLVEKHGLDVTSLNRLRRTLKDQLTDQHLEDAVYGRNPHRDPNLPSLDARRADEAHEE from the coding sequence ATGACCGAGGGGTGGACGGACTCGCAACTGCCGACGTGGCAGTCGAGGACGCACGACGACCGGAACGCCGACCGACCGCTCAGCCAGCGCCCCGGCGACGGGGCGGTCGGCCGGGCGGACCTCCAGCGCGACCAGACGGTCCGCCAGTGGGGGCCAGTCACGCCGAGCGCGACCCAAATCGGCCGCGCCGAATCGCCCGACGCCGACCTCTCGGAGAGCGTCCGCCGGATGCACGAGGAGCGACACTCCGCGATGGCGGGTCACAGTTCGCGCATGCACCGCCTCGACAAACTCCGCATCTCCCACGCGCTCTGTAACGACCTCTCGCTGACGCCGTGGCAGCGCGACCGCGTGGTCGGCATCATGTCGGACCTCGACCTGACTGCGTTCGGAAGCCAGCGCGCGATTCCGAAGGTCGCGCTGGTCGTCATCCGCCACGTCGTGGACCGAGAGCGCGAACACTACCTCGGCCTCCACGACGAGGAGTGGATCGGCCAACTCCCGCCGGACCGACTCGGAGACCTCTACGACCAGTTCCGCTCTATCACCGACGAACAGCGTTTCACGGACCTCGTCGAGAAACACGGTCTCGACGTGACTAGCCTCAACCGACTCCGGCGAACGCTCAAAGACCAACTCACCGACCAGCACCTCGAAGACGCCGTCTACGGTCGGAACCCCCACCGAGACCCCAACCTGCCGAGTCTCGACGCTCGCCGGGCGGACGAGGCTCACGAGGAGTAG